The following is a genomic window from Streptosporangiales bacterium.
CTCCCAGCGCTGCAGCCGGGCGAGCGGCAGCGCGGTGTCGCCGCTCGGCACCCCGACGACCACGACCGTGCCGCCTGGGACGGTGGCCGCGCCGGCCGCGCCGAGCGTGCTCGCCGCGGCCACGCAGTCGAACGTGGTGTCGACGGTGAGCTCAGGCAGGTGCTCGGGCGCGAACGCCGCCGTCGCGCCGAACTTCGTCGCGAGTGCGCGTTTCGACGCGGTCGGCTCGACCACCGTGACCTCGCCCGCGCCGCGTCAGCGCAGCGACTGCAGCACCGCGAGGCCGACCGGCCCGGCGCCGATCACCAGCACCCGGTCGAGGTTGGGCGCGCGCCCGCTGGCGTGCCAGCCGACGGCGAGCGGCTCGGTCAGCACGGCCGTAGCGTGTCGATGCCGGTGGGCACCCGGTGGCAGTAGGCGGCGTCGACGACGACCTCGCCCCTGGCCAGGCCGGGCACCCTGAAGCCGCGTACGGCGGCGTTCGCGCACTGGTTGACGACCCCCGCGCGGCAGCGCTCGCACTCGCCGCACCACACCAGCGGGTTGACCACCGCGAGGTCGCCCGGCGCGACCGCGGTCACCTGCGTACCGACCGCGAGCACCCGCGCGACCACCTCGTGGCCGGTCACCACCGGCGGTTTGGCGAACGGGTGCCGGCCGTGCAGCACGTGGACGTCGCTGCCGCAGATACCCATGTGCACCGGCGCGCCGAGCACGTCGGTGTCGCGCTCGAGCGCTGCCGGCGGCGTCGGCTCCACCAGCACCTGCCCACCGGTGCCGAGGACGATCTGCGGCCCGGTCAACGGTTCGTCACGACCTGGTCGACGATGTCGCCGAGCTCCCGCAGCCTGGGTACGGCGTAGGTCTCTAGCGCCGCGGCCTG
Proteins encoded in this region:
- a CDS encoding alcohol dehydrogenase catalytic domain-containing protein is translated as MTGPQIVLGTGGQVLVEPTPPAALERDTDVLGAPVHMGICGSDVHVLHGRHPFAKPPVVTGHEVVARVLAVGTQVTAVAPGDLAVVNPLVWCGECERCRAGVVNQCANAAVRGFRVPGLARGEVVVDAAYCHRVPTGIDTLRPC
- a CDS encoding zinc-binding dehydrogenase yields the protein MVEPTASKRALATKFGATAAFAPEHLPELTVDTTFDCVAAASTLGAAGAATVPGGTVVVVGVPSGDTALPLARLQRWEIDVRGTGLYVGADIDAVLQLLATTDSGIAALVTAEYPVTEAAAAFAATADPDQVKVTVTWPS